The following proteins are encoded in a genomic region of Nocardioides sp. cx-173:
- a CDS encoding type 1 glutamine amidotransferase: protein MPSVLVVQHEDECPPALVGDWLREAGCSLEVARPYAGEPLPDPAGYDALLVLGGPQSAEDDSVPWFAPLKERLREARETGLPTLGICLGHQLVASALGGRVERNPRGQQLGLLEVGWTREAAADELTAPVASWRRGVHWNDDVVTRLPDGAAVLAETPAGELQAARFGPRMWGLQLHPEVDAQTLRPWAEDEREAHVLRGVDQEALLSAVEAAADELTQAWRPLAFAWAEIVAPWAPRSGGA from the coding sequence ATGCCGTCGGTCCTGGTCGTCCAGCACGAGGACGAGTGCCCGCCCGCGCTCGTCGGCGACTGGCTGCGTGAGGCCGGCTGCAGCCTGGAGGTCGCGCGGCCCTACGCCGGTGAGCCCCTGCCCGATCCGGCCGGGTACGACGCGCTGCTGGTCCTCGGCGGGCCGCAGTCCGCTGAGGACGACTCGGTGCCGTGGTTCGCTCCGCTCAAGGAGCGGCTGCGCGAGGCGCGAGAGACGGGCCTGCCGACCCTGGGGATCTGTCTGGGCCACCAGCTGGTGGCCTCCGCCCTGGGTGGCCGGGTCGAGCGCAACCCCCGAGGGCAGCAGCTGGGCCTGCTCGAGGTCGGCTGGACCCGCGAGGCGGCCGCCGACGAGCTCACGGCGCCCGTCGCCTCGTGGCGCCGGGGCGTGCACTGGAACGACGACGTGGTCACCCGGCTGCCCGACGGCGCCGCCGTCCTGGCCGAGACCCCCGCCGGTGAGCTCCAGGCGGCGCGGTTCGGCCCCCGCATGTGGGGCCTCCAGCTGCACCCCGAGGTCGACGCGCAAACCCTGCGCCCGTGGGCCGAGGACGAGCGCGAGGCCCACGTCCTGCGCGGCGTGGACCAGGAGGCACTGCTGTCCGCCGTCGAGGCGGCCGCCGACGAGCTCACGCAGGCCTGGCGTCCGCTGGCCTTCGCGTGGGCCGAGATCGTTGCTCCGTGGGCCCCTCGGTCCGGTGGCGCGTGA
- a CDS encoding TasA family protein, protein MFTPALHGTSAKVLASVVLVAGAASVAGMGTFGGFTDTTTANQSVATGNVNIDLTQHSALGTTVAANELVPGDTVQRAVVLNRSSDTEAFGSVKLTTTAGTANKLSSDQANGLQLAVDLCGTGWVKAPSSNELTCTGTVSSVVAARPVVGTNLDLGAATTALNAAGRAANLRITLSLPTAADNTFQGLSNAITFTFDATQRAAANK, encoded by the coding sequence ATGTTCACCCCCGCCCTCCACGGCACCTCCGCCAAGGTCCTCGCCTCCGTCGTCCTCGTCGCCGGCGCCGCCTCCGTCGCCGGCATGGGCACCTTCGGTGGCTTCACCGACACGACCACGGCCAACCAGTCGGTCGCCACCGGCAACGTCAATATCGACCTCACCCAGCACAGCGCCCTCGGCACCACGGTCGCCGCCAACGAGCTGGTCCCCGGCGACACCGTCCAGCGCGCCGTCGTCCTGAACCGCTCCAGCGACACCGAGGCCTTCGGCTCGGTCAAGCTCACCACCACCGCCGGCACCGCCAACAAGCTCAGCAGCGACCAGGCCAACGGCCTGCAGCTCGCCGTCGACCTGTGCGGCACCGGCTGGGTCAAGGCGCCCTCGAGCAACGAGCTCACCTGCACCGGCACCGTCAGCAGCGTCGTCGCCGCCCGCCCCGTGGTCGGCACCAACCTCGACCTCGGCGCGGCCACCACGGCTCTCAACGCCGCCGGCCGGGCCGCGAACCTGCGGATCACGCTGTCGCTGCCCACCGCGGCGGACAACACCTTCCAGGGCCTCAGCAACGCCATCACCTTCACCTTCGACGCGACCCAGCGGGCCGCTGCCAACAAGTGA
- a CDS encoding bifunctional [glutamine synthetase] adenylyltransferase/[glutamine synthetase]-adenylyl-L-tyrosine phosphorylase, which yields MGPSVRWRVIRASTTKGSLLRLGFIDTDAALAHLAVLGGAADPLLALMGRTADPDIALHELVRLHESVDDPDQLLEALVDDEGTAMRLLSVLGASTALADHLVRHPEQWRELTDPLLGSTRPPAFAVREQLLAAVGADPGDEQPTATLPDGEGVDALRVEYRRVLLRLAARDLAHDVGIDDAAAELSDLAAATLEAALAIARQRVGETSALARLGVIAMGKLGGHELNYVSDVDVIFVYEPVDGADEQAALRAATQLASQLIRVCSDHTGEGTIWPVDAALRPEGKAGPLVRTLASHRGYYERWAKTWEFQALLKARPVAGDLALGREYVEMVSPMVWRAAEREGFVADAQAMRRRVVEHIPAREADRQLKLGSGGLRDVEFAVQLLQLVHGRMDEEIRRPTTLSALATLTERGYVGREDGEALHEAYSFLRTLEHRIQLFQLRRIHVVPSDERSLRRLGRSMGFLKEPVQSLDRAWEHHRREVRRLHEKLFYRPLLTAVASIPGPEARLSSEAAGARLAALGYDDPKAALRHLEALTSGVSRTATIQRALLPAMLDWFAEGPDPDAGLFGFRRISEALGRTPWYLKTLRDEGQVAERLAHLLSSSRYVTSLLEREPLGVQMLGEDLSPRAADPVAQEMLAAAGRHEDLEKAVRAIRAVRRRELYRIAAGDALGLTDVADVGQGLSRLTDATLEATLHVAARTVREQRGLAESPTRIAIIAMGRYGGFELSYSSDADVLFVHEPVPGADLQQATSYAQAVAHEIRRLLALPGGDPPLQVDADLRPEGKQGALVRTLDSYAAYYAKWSKVWEAQALLRADAVVGDADVRRRFTELIDPLRFPAEGISQDDVVEVRRIKARIDHERLPRGADPKLHLKLGRGGLADIEWTVQLLQMQHAGRVPGLRTPQTLGALAGASEAGLISEEDAAVLAEGWRSVSRVRNAVTLVRGKPGDELPRDPRQRAAVARVLGYPAGATDEMVNDYLRRMRRASGVVERVFWS from the coding sequence GTGGGCCCCTCGGTCCGGTGGCGCGTGATCCGCGCGAGCACGACCAAGGGCAGCCTGCTGCGGCTCGGGTTCATCGACACCGACGCCGCGCTGGCCCACCTTGCCGTGCTCGGTGGCGCGGCGGACCCGCTCCTGGCGCTGATGGGCCGCACGGCCGACCCCGACATCGCGCTGCACGAGCTCGTCAGGCTGCACGAGAGCGTCGACGACCCCGACCAGCTGCTCGAGGCGCTCGTCGACGACGAGGGCACCGCCATGCGGCTGCTCTCGGTGCTCGGGGCCAGCACCGCGCTGGCCGACCACCTGGTGCGACACCCGGAGCAGTGGCGCGAGCTCACCGACCCCCTCCTGGGGTCCACCCGCCCGCCGGCGTTCGCCGTACGGGAGCAGCTGCTGGCGGCCGTCGGCGCGGACCCGGGCGACGAGCAGCCCACGGCCACGCTGCCCGACGGAGAAGGGGTCGACGCCCTGCGCGTGGAGTACCGCCGGGTGCTCCTGCGGCTCGCGGCGCGCGACCTGGCCCACGACGTCGGCATCGACGACGCGGCCGCCGAGCTCTCCGACCTGGCCGCCGCCACCCTCGAGGCGGCGCTGGCGATCGCCCGGCAGCGCGTGGGGGAGACGAGCGCCCTCGCGCGCCTGGGCGTCATCGCCATGGGCAAGCTGGGCGGCCACGAGCTCAACTACGTCTCCGACGTGGACGTCATCTTCGTCTACGAGCCGGTCGACGGCGCCGACGAGCAGGCCGCGTTGCGCGCCGCCACCCAGCTGGCCAGCCAGCTGATCCGGGTCTGCTCCGACCACACCGGCGAGGGGACGATCTGGCCGGTCGACGCCGCCCTGCGCCCCGAGGGCAAGGCCGGCCCGCTGGTGCGGACCCTGGCGAGCCACCGGGGCTACTACGAGCGGTGGGCCAAGACCTGGGAGTTCCAGGCGCTGCTCAAGGCCCGCCCGGTCGCCGGCGACCTGGCCCTGGGTCGGGAGTACGTCGAGATGGTCTCGCCGATGGTCTGGCGTGCCGCCGAGCGGGAGGGCTTCGTCGCCGACGCGCAGGCGATGCGGCGCCGCGTCGTCGAGCACATCCCGGCCCGCGAGGCCGACCGCCAGCTCAAGCTCGGCTCCGGCGGGCTGCGCGACGTGGAGTTCGCGGTCCAGCTGCTGCAGCTCGTGCACGGCCGCATGGACGAGGAGATCCGGCGGCCGACGACCCTCAGCGCCCTGGCGACGCTGACCGAGCGCGGGTACGTCGGGCGCGAGGACGGGGAGGCGCTGCACGAGGCGTACTCGTTCCTGCGGACCCTCGAGCACCGCATCCAGCTCTTCCAGCTGCGGCGCATCCACGTCGTGCCCTCCGACGAGCGCTCGCTGCGGCGGCTCGGGCGCAGCATGGGCTTCCTCAAGGAGCCGGTCCAGTCGCTCGACCGCGCCTGGGAGCACCACCGCCGCGAGGTGCGGCGCCTGCACGAGAAGCTGTTCTACCGCCCGCTGCTCACCGCGGTCGCCAGCATCCCGGGTCCCGAGGCGCGACTGTCCTCCGAGGCGGCCGGGGCGCGCCTCGCGGCGCTGGGCTACGACGACCCCAAGGCGGCCCTGCGGCACCTGGAGGCGCTCACCAGCGGGGTGTCGCGGACGGCCACGATCCAGCGGGCGCTGCTGCCGGCGATGCTGGACTGGTTCGCCGAGGGACCCGACCCGGACGCCGGCCTGTTCGGCTTCCGGCGGATCAGCGAGGCCCTCGGCCGCACCCCGTGGTACCTCAAGACCCTGCGCGACGAGGGCCAGGTGGCCGAGCGGCTGGCGCACCTGCTGTCCTCGTCGCGCTACGTGACCAGCCTGCTGGAGCGCGAGCCTCTCGGCGTGCAGATGCTCGGGGAGGACCTGAGCCCGCGGGCGGCGGACCCGGTCGCGCAGGAGATGCTGGCCGCCGCGGGGCGCCACGAGGACCTCGAGAAGGCGGTGCGCGCCATCCGCGCCGTACGCCGCCGCGAGCTCTACCGGATCGCGGCGGGCGACGCGCTGGGCCTCACCGACGTCGCCGACGTGGGACAGGGGCTCTCGCGGCTGACCGACGCCACGCTCGAGGCGACGCTGCACGTCGCCGCGCGCACCGTGCGCGAGCAGCGCGGGCTCGCGGAGAGCCCCACGCGGATCGCCATCATCGCGATGGGCCGCTACGGCGGCTTCGAGCTCTCCTACTCCAGCGACGCCGACGTGCTGTTCGTGCACGAGCCGGTGCCGGGCGCCGACCTGCAGCAGGCGACGTCGTACGCGCAGGCGGTCGCCCACGAGATCCGCCGCCTTCTCGCGCTTCCCGGCGGCGACCCACCGCTGCAGGTCGACGCCGACCTGCGGCCCGAGGGCAAGCAGGGTGCGCTGGTGCGCACGCTGGACTCCTATGCCGCCTACTACGCGAAGTGGTCGAAGGTGTGGGAGGCGCAGGCGCTCCTGCGCGCCGACGCGGTCGTGGGCGACGCCGACGTGCGCCGGCGCTTCACCGAGCTCATCGACCCGCTGCGGTTCCCTGCCGAGGGCATCTCGCAGGACGACGTCGTCGAGGTGCGCCGGATCAAGGCCCGCATCGACCACGAGCGGCTTCCGCGCGGCGCCGATCCGAAGCTCCACCTCAAGCTGGGCCGCGGCGGCCTCGCCGACATCGAGTGGACCGTCCAGCTGCTGCAGATGCAGCACGCCGGCCGGGTCCCCGGGCTGCGTACGCCGCAGACGCTCGGCGCGCTGGCGGGGGCGAGCGAGGCCGGGCTGATCTCCGAGGAGGACGCCGCGGTGCTCGCCGAGGGCTGGCGCTCGGTGAGCCGGGTGCGCAACGCCGTCACGCTGGTCCGCGGCAAGCCGGGAGACGAGCTGCCCCGCGACCCGCGGCAGCGGGCGGCCGTCGCACGGGTGCTCGGCTACCCGGCCGGGGCGACGGACGAGATGGTCAACGACTACCTGCGCCGCATGCGCCGCGCGAGTGGGGTGGTCGAGCGGGTCTTCTGGAGCTGA
- a CDS encoding signal peptidase I gives MSHALAAGGRHRAVPTTRSAVTPFTRPVPKPPSSALSSDGSGAGSQPPRRRGLLRRLVSLLLSLLMVVSLVAFLFLAIGPHVLGYRTSTMLTGSMEPGISPGDVVVTAPRPAADIKVGDVISYQIPIEDHRVETHRITEVDRAADGTISIRTKGDANPNVDPWTAVLEEDTVWELQAVVPEVGHVIRAMRSPVVHHVVKWVAVGGLILLGLTSIWGRRNDDTDDTDDKDETVGA, from the coding sequence ATGAGCCACGCCCTCGCCGCCGGCGGCCGCCACCGCGCGGTCCCGACCACCCGCTCGGCCGTCACTCCGTTCACCCGCCCGGTCCCCAAGCCCCCGTCCTCGGCCCTGTCATCGGACGGGTCGGGGGCGGGCAGCCAACCCCCACGCCGGCGGGGCCTGCTGCGCCGGCTGGTGAGCCTGCTGCTCAGCCTGCTGATGGTCGTCAGCTTGGTCGCGTTCCTGTTCCTGGCCATCGGGCCGCACGTGCTCGGCTACCGCACGTCGACGATGCTCACCGGCTCCATGGAACCCGGCATCTCGCCGGGTGACGTCGTGGTGACCGCGCCCCGCCCCGCCGCGGACATCAAGGTCGGCGACGTGATCTCCTACCAGATCCCGATCGAGGACCACCGCGTCGAGACCCACCGCATCACCGAGGTCGACCGCGCCGCCGACGGCACCATCTCCATCCGCACCAAGGGCGATGCCAACCCGAACGTCGACCCCTGGACCGCAGTCCTGGAGGAGGACACGGTGTGGGAGCTCCAGGCGGTGGTGCCCGAGGTCGGCCATGTCATCCGCGCCATGCGGTCACCGGTCGTCCACCATGTCGTGAAGTGGGTCGCCGTCGGCGGCCTGATCCTCCTCGGCCTGACCAGCATCTGGGGTCGCCGCAACGACGACACCGACGACACCGACGACAAGGACGAGACGGTCGGCGCATGA
- a CDS encoding NAD(+) synthase produces MDFYSAYAHGFARVAACTLPVAIVDPATNARRVLEQARLCHDEGVAVALFPELGLTGYSVDDLFLQDTLLEATEAAIATIVGESRDLLPVIVVGAPLVHGSRVMNCAVVIHRGRVLGVAPKSYLPTYREFYERRWFAPGDDTRGSTTVLNGERVPFGPDLIFSATDVRGLELHVEICEDLWVPVPPSAEASLAGATVLANLSGSPITVARAEDRRLLVRSQSSRCSAAYLYAAAGQGESTTDLSWDGQTMIYECGDLLAESERFPDEARRSVADVDLDRIRQERMRQGTVDDNRRTLAGRVAEFRRITFELQPPAGDLGLRRKVDRFPFVPDDPARLALDCYEAYNIQVSGLEQRIQAIGNPKPVIGVSGGLDSTHALIVIARAMDRLGRPRSDIQAITMPGFATGDVTKSYATRLAKSLGVTFEELDIRPAATQMLADIDHPFAGGEPVYDVTFENVQAGLRYDYLFRIANHRKGIVVGTGDLSELALGWCTYGVGDQMSHYNVNVGVPKTLVQHLIRWVADSGQFDEETNELLRGILEQEITPELVPTEEGKKPQATEDTVGPYSLQDFTLFHTIRYGQRPSKIAFLAWHAWRDAAKGEWPPGFPEERRAAYDLATVKQWLVVFTKRFFMSQFKRSALPNGPKVSAGGTMSPRGDWRMPSDAKPDSWLAEIERSIPD; encoded by the coding sequence GTGGACTTCTACTCGGCGTACGCACATGGCTTCGCGCGGGTGGCGGCGTGCACGCTGCCCGTGGCGATCGTGGACCCCGCCACCAATGCCCGGCGGGTGCTGGAACAGGCGCGGCTGTGCCACGACGAGGGCGTGGCGGTGGCGCTGTTCCCCGAGCTGGGGCTGACGGGGTACTCCGTCGACGACCTGTTCCTGCAGGACACGCTGCTCGAGGCGACCGAGGCGGCGATCGCCACGATCGTCGGGGAGTCGCGCGACCTGCTGCCGGTGATCGTGGTGGGGGCGCCGCTGGTGCACGGGTCGCGGGTCATGAACTGCGCCGTCGTCATCCACCGCGGCCGGGTCCTGGGGGTCGCTCCGAAGAGCTACCTGCCGACGTACCGGGAGTTCTACGAGCGCCGCTGGTTCGCGCCGGGCGACGACACCCGCGGCTCCACGACCGTGCTCAACGGGGAGAGGGTGCCGTTCGGACCGGACCTGATCTTCTCCGCGACCGATGTGCGCGGCCTCGAGCTGCACGTCGAGATCTGCGAGGACCTGTGGGTCCCGGTGCCGCCGAGTGCCGAGGCCTCGCTGGCCGGGGCGACCGTGCTCGCCAACCTCTCGGGCAGCCCGATCACCGTCGCGCGCGCCGAGGACCGACGGTTGCTCGTGCGCAGCCAGAGCTCGCGGTGCTCCGCGGCCTACCTCTACGCCGCCGCGGGACAGGGCGAGTCCACCACCGACCTGTCGTGGGACGGGCAGACGATGATCTACGAGTGCGGCGACCTGCTCGCCGAGAGCGAGCGGTTCCCCGACGAGGCGCGGCGCTCGGTCGCCGACGTCGACCTGGACCGGATCCGCCAGGAGCGGATGCGGCAGGGCACCGTCGACGACAACCGGCGCACGCTGGCCGGTCGCGTCGCGGAGTTCCGCCGGATCACCTTCGAGCTCCAGCCGCCGGCCGGTGACCTCGGGCTGCGGCGCAAGGTCGACCGCTTCCCGTTCGTGCCCGACGACCCCGCCCGCCTCGCCTTGGACTGCTACGAGGCCTACAACATCCAGGTCTCCGGCCTGGAGCAGCGGATCCAGGCGATCGGGAACCCCAAGCCGGTCATCGGCGTCAGCGGCGGCCTGGACTCCACCCACGCCCTGATCGTCATCGCCCGGGCGATGGACCGCCTCGGGCGCCCCCGCAGCGACATCCAGGCGATCACGATGCCGGGCTTCGCGACCGGCGACGTCACGAAGTCCTACGCCACTCGGCTGGCCAAGAGCCTCGGCGTGACGTTCGAGGAGCTCGACATCCGCCCCGCGGCCACGCAGATGCTGGCCGACATCGACCACCCCTTCGCCGGGGGCGAGCCCGTCTACGACGTGACGTTCGAGAACGTTCAGGCCGGCCTGCGCTACGACTACCTCTTCCGCATCGCCAACCACCGCAAGGGGATCGTGGTCGGCACCGGGGACCTGTCCGAGCTGGCGCTCGGCTGGTGCACCTACGGCGTGGGCGACCAGATGTCGCACTACAACGTCAACGTCGGCGTGCCCAAGACCCTCGTGCAGCACCTGATCCGCTGGGTGGCCGACTCGGGGCAGTTCGACGAGGAGACCAACGAGCTGCTGCGCGGCATCCTGGAGCAGGAGATCACTCCCGAGCTGGTGCCGACCGAGGAGGGCAAGAAGCCCCAGGCCACCGAGGACACCGTCGGCCCCTACTCGCTGCAGGACTTCACGCTCTTCCACACGATCCGCTACGGCCAGCGGCCGAGCAAGATCGCCTTCCTGGCCTGGCACGCCTGGCGAGACGCCGCGAAGGGGGAGTGGCCCCCCGGCTTCCCCGAGGAGCGCCGGGCCGCCTACGACCTGGCCACGGTCAAGCAGTGGCTGGTGGTCTTCACCAAGCGGTTCTTCATGAGCCAGTTCAAGCGCTCGGCGCTGCCCAACGGCCCCAAGGTCAGCGCGGGGGGCACCATGTCACCCCGCGGCGACTGGCGGATGCCGTCGGACGCCAAGCCGGACAGCTGGCTCGCCGAGATCGAGCGCAGCATCCCCGACTGA
- a CDS encoding glutamine synthetase family protein: MGKQEDFVLRALEERDVRFVRLWFTDVLGSLKSVAIAPAELEGAFSEGIGFDGSSIEGFARVYESDMLAKPDPSTFQILPWREGDGPSTARMFCDIVMPDGAPSYADPRNVLKRTLSKAADKGFTFYTHPEIEFYLFKDSPVPGAEPVPVDRSGYFDHTAQSRGADFRREAISMLESMGISVEFSHHEHGPGQQEIDLRYADALTTADNVMTFRTVIREVALSQGVWATFMPKPFTTHPGSGMHTHVSLFEGDENAFYEPGAEYQLSKIGRQFIAGILTHAREISVVTNQWVNSYKRMMFGSEAPSYICWGHNNRSAMIRVPMYKPLKGQSTRIELRTLDAACNPYLAYAAVLAAGMKGIEEGYELPREAEDDVWSLTERERTSLGIEPLPTSLQNAIAIAEDSELLAETLGEHVFDFFLRNKRAEWDEYRGQVSTFERDQMLPVI; the protein is encoded by the coding sequence ATGGGCAAGCAAGAGGACTTCGTACTCCGCGCTCTCGAGGAGCGTGACGTCCGCTTCGTGCGGCTGTGGTTCACCGACGTGTTGGGCTCCCTGAAGTCGGTCGCGATCGCGCCGGCCGAGCTCGAGGGCGCCTTCTCCGAGGGGATCGGCTTCGACGGCTCCTCGATCGAGGGCTTCGCGCGGGTCTACGAGTCCGACATGCTGGCCAAGCCGGACCCCTCGACCTTCCAGATCCTGCCGTGGCGCGAGGGTGACGGCCCGTCGACCGCGCGGATGTTCTGCGACATCGTGATGCCCGACGGCGCCCCGTCGTACGCCGACCCGCGCAACGTCCTCAAGCGCACCCTGAGCAAGGCCGCCGACAAGGGGTTCACCTTCTACACCCACCCCGAGATCGAGTTCTACCTGTTCAAGGACAGCCCGGTGCCCGGCGCCGAGCCGGTGCCGGTCGACCGCAGCGGCTACTTCGACCACACCGCCCAGTCGCGTGGGGCCGACTTCCGCCGCGAGGCGATCAGCATGCTGGAGTCGATGGGCATCTCCGTGGAGTTCAGCCACCACGAGCACGGCCCGGGCCAGCAGGAGATCGACCTGCGCTACGCCGACGCGCTCACCACGGCCGACAACGTGATGACCTTCCGCACCGTCATCCGTGAGGTCGCCCTGAGCCAGGGCGTCTGGGCGACGTTCATGCCCAAGCCGTTCACGACCCACCCCGGCTCCGGCATGCACACCCACGTCTCGCTCTTCGAGGGCGACGAGAACGCCTTCTACGAGCCCGGCGCGGAGTACCAGCTCTCCAAGATCGGCCGGCAGTTCATCGCCGGCATCCTCACCCACGCGCGCGAGATCAGCGTCGTCACCAACCAGTGGGTCAACAGCTACAAGCGGATGATGTTCGGCAGCGAGGCTCCGTCCTACATCTGCTGGGGCCACAACAACCGCTCCGCGATGATCCGGGTCCCGATGTACAAGCCCCTCAAGGGCCAGTCGACGCGGATCGAGCTGCGCACCCTCGACGCCGCCTGCAACCCCTACCTGGCCTACGCCGCCGTGCTCGCGGCCGGGATGAAGGGGATCGAGGAGGGCTACGAGCTGCCGCGTGAGGCCGAGGACGACGTCTGGTCGCTGACGGAGCGTGAGCGCACCAGCCTCGGCATCGAGCCGCTGCCCACGAGCCTGCAGAACGCCATCGCGATCGCCGAGGATTCCGAGCTGCTGGCGGAGACCCTGGGGGAGCATGTCTTCGACTTCTTCCTGCGCAACAAGCGCGCCGAGTGGGACGAGTACCGCGGCCAGGTCTCCACCTTCGAGCGCGACCAGATGCTGCCGGTGATCTGA
- a CDS encoding response regulator transcription factor, giving the protein MDDARGGERRAVVVEDDEDIRSLIEFTLTSQGFEVRSVATGLDGVEAVRTFDPDLVTLDLGLPGIDGIETCRRIRETSDVYIVMITARDEEIDRLIGLETGADDFLSKPFSPRELQARVNALFRRPRRRTAASEPTGQVLPGPDNEVLGHGPLRVDVDGRRAFHGEAELPLTRTEFDLLTELMRTPARVWTREALLRSVWGTDWATDTHLVEVHVGNLRRKLGEAATLVRTVRGVGYRMDTL; this is encoded by the coding sequence ATGGATGACGCTCGGGGAGGCGAACGCAGGGCAGTCGTGGTCGAGGACGACGAGGACATCCGCTCGTTGATCGAGTTCACCTTGACCAGTCAGGGCTTCGAGGTGAGGTCCGTCGCCACCGGTCTCGACGGCGTCGAGGCCGTGCGTACCTTCGACCCCGACCTGGTCACGCTGGACCTCGGCCTGCCCGGCATCGACGGCATCGAGACCTGTCGCCGGATCCGCGAGACCAGCGACGTCTACATCGTCATGATCACCGCCCGCGACGAGGAGATCGACCGGCTGATCGGGCTCGAGACGGGAGCCGACGACTTCCTGTCCAAGCCGTTCAGTCCGCGCGAGCTCCAGGCCCGGGTCAACGCTCTCTTCCGTCGGCCCCGGCGTAGGACCGCGGCTTCCGAGCCCACCGGCCAGGTACTGCCCGGCCCGGACAACGAGGTGCTCGGCCACGGTCCCCTCCGGGTCGACGTCGACGGCCGTCGTGCCTTCCACGGCGAGGCCGAGCTGCCGCTGACCCGCACCGAGTTCGACCTGCTCACCGAGCTGATGCGGACACCGGCCCGGGTCTGGACCCGCGAGGCCCTGCTGCGCTCAGTCTGGGGCACCGACTGGGCGACCGACACCCACCTCGTGGAGGTGCATGTCGGCAACCTGCGGCGCAAGCTCGGCGAGGCCGCCACGCTGGTCCGCACCGTCCGCGGCGTCGGCTACCGCATGGACACGCTGTAG
- a CDS encoding DUF2510 domain-containing protein, translated as MSDPNQPSTPAGWYPDGHGNQRWWDGTGWTEHTMPAPDATPPASAPPQQPDPGATVVASPRDPEPATPPAGAPSGPPPSSPPSSPPPSGPPPSAPPTQGWQTPQQPDYAQQGYPQQGYPQQGYPSQQPWQSQPQGGSGGGGKGKGKLIALIGGGVALVVVLGLVLFLVLGGSSGAQGAAEDYLNAQADGDQQKVCELSTKDLMESTFELYEVDNCGDLAKKIEEGEDFGDFRAVLEDIDADFEIEDAKEDGDKATVDYTATLEYTGDDEEKFKELIGSDELKNTEKGTLTLVKEDGDWLVSKDS; from the coding sequence ATGAGCGACCCGAACCAGCCCAGCACTCCGGCCGGGTGGTATCCCGACGGCCACGGCAACCAACGGTGGTGGGACGGGACCGGGTGGACCGAGCACACGATGCCGGCACCGGACGCGACCCCGCCGGCGTCCGCGCCCCCGCAGCAGCCGGACCCGGGCGCGACGGTCGTCGCCTCGCCGCGTGACCCCGAGCCCGCCACCCCGCCCGCGGGTGCGCCCTCGGGCCCCCCGCCTTCCAGCCCGCCTTCCAGCCCGCCCCCGTCCGGCCCGCCGCCCTCCGCGCCGCCGACCCAGGGTTGGCAGACGCCTCAGCAGCCCGACTACGCCCAGCAGGGCTATCCCCAGCAGGGTTACCCGCAGCAGGGCTACCCGAGCCAGCAGCCCTGGCAGTCGCAGCCGCAGGGCGGCTCCGGCGGCGGCGGCAAGGGCAAGGGCAAGCTGATCGCCCTGATCGGCGGTGGCGTGGCACTGGTGGTCGTGCTCGGCCTGGTGCTGTTCCTCGTCCTGGGTGGCAGCAGCGGTGCCCAGGGCGCGGCGGAGGACTACCTCAACGCGCAGGCGGACGGAGACCAGCAGAAGGTCTGCGAGCTCAGCACCAAGGACCTGATGGAGAGCACCTTCGAGCTCTACGAGGTCGACAACTGTGGTGATCTCGCGAAGAAGATCGAGGAGGGTGAGGACTTCGGGGACTTCCGTGCGGTCCTCGAGGACATCGACGCGGACTTCGAGATCGAGGACGCCAAGGAGGACGGGGACAAGGCGACGGTCGACTACACCGCCACCCTGGAGTACACCGGAGACGACGAGGAGAAGTTCAAGGAGCTCATCGGATCCGACGAGCTCAAGAACACCGAGAAGGGCACGCTGACCCTGGTCAAGGAGGACGGCGACTGGCTGGTCTCAAAGGACAGCTAG